Below is a genomic region from Mycolicibacter hiberniae.
GTCTTCGTGCTGGACCGTTTCGACGCCTACGGCGAGGTCCCGATCCCAGGAACGGGCAGCCTGCACCTGCCGGCCGGCGAGGTGACGGTGAGCCTGCATACCCAGGTCATTTCCAGCCCCACCGGCGGAGGGCTACCGGTGCCCCCGATCAGCGTGTCGGTGACGCCGCCAGACGGTGTGGCCGATCCGGAGTTCGAGGAAAGCGTCGGGATGACCACCACCGTCAACAACGACACGCGACGCAGGCTGTGGCGGGTGCAGGTGGCCGAAGCCGGCGACTATCAGATCACCACGGACGGGCAGGTCGGCGCGTACATCGCGCCGAGGCTGGCCTTCGGCAAGCCCGCGGGACGCCCGGCGGCGCTCTGGGTGTTCCCGGTGATGTTCGTCCTCGGCCTGGCGAATCTGATCGCATCGCGGATGCTGGCGGGCCGCCGGCGCCGCCCGAAGGTGCAGACGGTCGGCACCGACGCAGACGTGGGCGACCAGCAGTTCGTGCCCGACGGGCAGGCGATCCGGATTCAGCAGCTCAAAACGATTACAGCACTGCGTGATTCCGGAGCGCTGACCGAGGCGGAGTTCGCCGAAGAGAAGCGAAGGATTCTGCGCGGGCACTGAGGGCGTCAGTGGCCGGGTTGTTGGGCCGCTTCCTCCTCACCGCTCGTTCCTCGCGGCGCATCGTCAGTGGCCGGGTTGTTGGGCCGCTTCCTCCTCGCCGCTCGTTCCTCGCGGCGCATCGTCAGTGGCCGCGGGCCACCCACTCGTCGTAATGGACCAGTTCGTCACCGATACGGGTGCTGTCGCCGTGCCCGGTGTAGACCACGGTGTCGGCGGGCAGCTTGCCGAGCCGTCCGGAGATCGATTCCAGAATCGTCGGGAAGTCCGAGAACGAACGGCCGGTCGCGCCCGGTCCGCCGCAGAACAGGGTGTCGCCGCTGAACACCGCACCGGCCTCCGGTGCGTGCCAGCACACCGAGCCCGGCGAGTGCCCGGGGGTGTGCAGGGCCCGCAGCTCCAGTCCTCCGACGGTGAGGGTGTCGCCGTCGGCCACGGGGCGAAATTCGCTGTCCGGGTGGGTCATCTGCCACAGCATGTCGTCGCCGGGGTGCAGCAGCACCGGGGCGTCGAGGAGCCGGCTCAGTTCGGGAGCCACCGTGATGTGGTCATTGTGGCCGTGCGTGCACACCACCGCCACCACGTTGCGCCCGGCGACGGCCTCGACGATCGGGGCCGCGTCGTGGGCGGCGTCAAAGACCACCACATCGGAATCGTCACCGACGATCCAGATGTTGTTGTCGACTTCCCAACTGCCGCCGTCGAGTTCGAAGGTGCCGTGGGTGACCACCCGCTGAATCGGGCTGCCGGCGGTCATAGCACCACGACCGACCGCAGCACCTCGCCGCCGTGCATGCGGTGGAAGGCGCTCTCGACGTCGGCGAGTCCGATGCGCTCCGAGACGAACTTCTCCAGCGGCAGCCGGCCCTGCAGATAGAGGCTGATCAGGGTGGGGAAGTCACGTTCCGGCAGGCAGTCGCCGTACCAGGAGGACTTCAGCGAACCGCCGCGGGAGAAGAAGTCGATCAGCGGCATCTCCAGGGTCATGTCCGGGGTGGGAACGCCTACCAGCACAACGGTTCCGGCCAGATCGCGGGCGTAGAAAGCCTGCTTCCAGGTCTCGGGCCGGCCGACGGCGTCGATCACCACGTCGGCGCCGAAGCCGTCGGTGAGTTCCTGAATGGTCTCGACCGGGTCCTGGGTGCGGGCGTTGATGGTGTGCGTCGCGCCGAACTCACGCGCCCAGGTGAGCTTGGTGTCGTCGGTGTCGACGGCGATGATGCGCCGGGCGCCCACCAGTGCCGCGCCGGCGATAGCCGCGTCGCCCACACCGCCGCAGCCGATCACCGCCACGGTGTCATCGCGGGTGACGCCGCCGGTGTTGACGGCGGCACCCAGGCCGGCCATCACGCCGCAGCCCAGCAGCCCCGCCACCGCGGGGTCGGCGCTGGGATCGACCTTGGTGCACTGCCCCTCGTGGACGAGGGTCTTGTCGGCGAATGCCCCGATGCCCAGCGCCGGCGTGAGCTCAGTGCCGTCGGTCAAGGTCATCGGACGCGAGGCGTTGAACGTGTCGAAGCAAAGATGCGGGCGGCCGCGCTTGCACGCCCGGCACTGTCCACACACCGCACGCCAGTTCAGGATCACGAAGTCGCCGGGGGCCACCGCGGTGACCTCCGATCCGACCGACTCGACGGTGCCGGAGGCCTCGTGGCCCAGCAGGAACGGGTAGCTGTCGTTGATGCCGCCGTCCCGGTAGGTCAGGTCGGTGTGGCACACCCCGCAGGCGGTGATCGCGACGACGACGTCGTGGGCGCCCGGCTCAGGGATGACGATGTCCGTCAGCTCGACCGGCTTGCCCTTTTCACGGGAGATCACCCCGCGCACTGTCTGACTCATGGGCTCAACCTTATGTTGCCGCTTGTGTGCCCGGTGCGCAGGCTTGCGCGGCCTGCGCGCCCGGGGCCGGAGTGCGGGTATCGGCCCGCAGGAAGCTTCCGGTGCGTTGCGTGCCGAGCACGCTGGTGGGCTGACCGTCGAGAACCACTGCGCGGCCGGACACCAGGACGGCGGTGACGGTTTCGTCGTTGCGGTTGACCATCCGCGACATCCCGCCATAGTGGGCGAAGGGCTCCTCGGCGTAGGCGTCGAGGGTGTCGTCCAAATGGGCGGGGTCGATCACCACGATGTCGGCGCGGTCGCCGATGCGCAGGTGGCCGGCGTCGATCCGGTACCAGTCGGCCAGTTCACCGGTCAGCCGGTGCACGGCCTGCTCGACCGACAGGAACGGCTGCCCGGCTTGCTGGGCGTCCAGCGCGTGGCGCAGCAACCGCAGGCCCATGTTGTAGAACGCCATATTGCGCAGGTGCGCGCCGGCATCCGAGAAACCCATCTGGATGCCGGGTTCGGCGGCGAGTTTCTTGAGCACCTCGGGGCGGTGGTTGGAGATCGTGGTGTGCCAGCGCAGCGCGGTTCCGTGCTCGAGCACCAGGTCGAGGAAGGCGTCGACCGGGTGCACGCCACCACGGTCGATGCCGACCTGCCCGAAGGACTTTCCGACCACCGAGGCATCGGGGCATTCGACGATCTCGGCGTCGAAGAAGTCGCGGTGCCAGACCCGCGGCCCGTACTTGCTTTCGTAGTCCTTGCGGAAGCGGCGCCGGTAGGACTCGTCGCGCATCAAGGTGTCCCGCTCGAGCGACTCCCGCAAGTGCAGCGCCTCGGCGCCCGCCCCGAACTCCTCGAAGATCACCAGATCGATGCCGTCGGCGTAGACCTCGAACGGCACCGGCAGGTGCTGCCAGCGGAAATCGGCGCCCAGCTTCTTCAGCATGCGCGATGTCTTGATGATGGTCGGAATTGCCAGGCGGTTGCTCTTGACGTCGGCCGCGGCCAGCAGAGTGGTCTTGAGCGGCCGGCGGAAGATCCCCAGGGACTGGGCCAGCTGCGACGCCACGTCGAACGGGTTCTTGACGTCCGGGCCGGCCTGCAGAATGCGCCCCGCGCGGCGCAGCTTCGCCTTGAGCCGGCGCAGTTCCTTGGGCTTGGCGTAGGTCGAGGGCAGCGTGCGCGAGCGGCAGACGTCGCCGTCCATCTTGTCGAAAAGCAACTGCTGGGAAGACATCCCGACGAATCCCGCCTGCAACGCCTCGTCGAGCATCTGTTCCATGCGGGCCTGCTCGGAGGCCGTAGGCCGAGCGTCCGAGCGGGTGGCGCGGTCCAGTCCCATGGTCGCGGCGCGCATGTCGGAATGTCCGATGAACGCCGTCACATTGGGGCCGAGCGGCAGCTTCTCGAGGCTGGCAATGTAGTCCTCACAACTCGACCAGGTCTTGTGCGCATCGATGGTGTCGACCACGTACTGGCGCGGGATGGCCTCCACCCGGCCGAACAGGTCCCCGGCGTCGGGGCCGTCGACATGGATGGTCGACAGCGAGCACGATCCGACCAGCACGGTGGTGACGCCGTGCCGTACCGACTCCGACAGCGAGGGGCTCAGCAGTAATTCGACGTCGTAGTGGGTGTGGATGTCGAGCAGCCCGGGCAGCACCCATTTGCCGGCCGCGTCGATCACCTGGTCGCAGCCCGCCTCGTCGAGTGGTTCGGCGGAGATGGCGGCGACGTGCCCGTCGCGGAGTCCGATATTGCGGATCGCCGACGGTGCGCCGGTGCCGTCGAACCACCGGCCTCCCCGGATCACGATGTCAAAACTCACAGGTGTTTCCTTTCCGACCGATACCGCTCCCAGCATGGCCTGCAACGCCGGCGAAGTCTCGACATCTGCCGACATTTCTGCGCCGGCCCGGCTGCGTCGCCGCCGCGGAGTCGCCCGGCCTCGCCGCTGTGCCTAGGCTGACTGCCGATGCCCGCCGCACACGATCCCCTCGCCGCCCTTGCCGACTGGCCGGTCGGCCATGCGGCCGCCGCCGTCATCGCCCCCTCGGGGGTGCTGGCCACCCACGGGGACATCGCCCGGCCGTTCTACCTCGCCTCGGTGACCAAGCCCCTGGTGGCGCGGGCGGTGCAGGTCGCAGTGGAGGAGGGGGCGGTGGAACTGGACACCCCGGCCGGGCCGCCGGGCGCCACCGTGCGGCATCTGCTGGCGCACGCCTCGGGGCTGGCGCCGGACTCCGACCGGGTCCTGGCCAAGCCCGGCGCCCGGCGGGTGTACTCCAATCACGGGTTCGCGGTGCTGGCCGGCGCCGTGGAGCGGGCGGCCGGAATCGAGTTCGGCCGCTATCTGAGCGAGGCGGTGTTCGAACCGCTGGGCATGACGGCCAGCCGGTTGGACGGGGGAGCGGCGGCCGCCGGCTACGGGGGCACGTCCACCGTCGCCGACCTGGCAGCCTTTGCCGGCGACCTGCTGAGGCCGATCACCGTGTCGCCGCAAATGCACGCCGAGGCCACCGGCGTGCAGTTCCCCGGCCTGGACGGCGTGCTGCCGGGCTACGGGCCGCAGCGGCCGAACGACTGGGGGTTGGGCTTCGAGATCCGCGACGGCAAGACACCGCACTGGACCGGGGTCGCCAACTCGCCGCGCACCTTCGGTCACTTCGGGCAGTCCGGCACCCTGATCTGGGTCGATCCGGCGATTGAGCGGGCGCTGGTGGTGCTCACCGACCGCGACTTCGGGGACTGGGTCACCGGGCGCTGGCCGGCGGTGTCCGACGCCGTGGTGGCCACCTACGGCCGGGACTAGCCAACAGGCGTCACACAAGGCACAATAGACACATACAACACTAAATACTCAGCTGCATCACCGCTCGGTTCGGTCCGCCAGGTCGTTGGGGAAGACGTCCCTCGTGGAGCCGAAGGAGCAATTGATGCGCGCGACGAATCAATTCGCCGACGTGACCAGCGGCGTGGTGTACATCCACGCCTCGCCCGCGGCGGTGTGCCCGCATGTCGAGTGGGCGTTGACCTCGGCGTTGGGTGCTCGCAACGGTCAGGCGAAGCTCAACTGGACGCCGCAGCCGGCCATGCCCGGACAACTGCGTGCCGTGGTCAACTGGGTCGGCCCGGTGGGCACCGGCGCTGCCCTGGCCAGCGCCCTGCGCTCCTGGTCGGTGTTGCGTTTCGAGGTCACCGAAGACCCCAGTGCCGGAGTGGACGGCCAGCGCTTCAGCCACACCCCGCAGCTTGGTCTGTGGAGCGGCACGATGAGCGCCAACGGTGACGTGATGGTCGGGGAGAACCGGCTGCGCGCACTGATGGCCGGCGGCGCCGACGCGCTGGCAGCGGATCTGGAAACGGTGCTGGGCACCGCCTGGGACGAGGCCCTGGAGCCCTACCGGCACGGCGGCGATGCCGCGGAGGTCTCCTGGCTCAGCCGCGGCGTCGGCTGAGCGAGGATCCTCGGCAGGCTAGGGGCCCGGGCGGCAGGTTAGGGGGGCCGGGCGCAGAATCGCCAACGCAGCCGGCACCGCCGACACCGTCACCGGCAGCGGGCCCACATAGTCGCCGTCGGCGTAGGCGTTGATACCGGGGCACTCCACGCGCACCGATGCCGCCCGCCGGGTGCTCACCTCATCGAGATCCACGTGGGTGCCCTTGAACACGGTGGGGAACAGCCGGATCAGCTTGGTCCGCGAGCCGGAGTGCACCATGGTGACGTCCAGCAGACCGTCGGCGTGGTCGGCGCCCGGGCAGATCAGCATCCCGCCGCCGTAGCTGCGCGTGTTGCCGAACGCCGCCAGGGTCAGCGCCACGTCCACGGGATCGTCGTCGTCGAACGTCAACCGGAACGGCAGCAGGCGCAGCTGCGAGATCTCCGCCACCATGGCGAGGTTGTAACGCATGCGCCCGTGCGGCCAGCGCATCCGGTTGACGCGGTCGCTCACCAGCGAGTCGAAACCGGCCGCCATCACCGTGCCGAACCAGGTCACCGAACCGTCGTCGTGGGCGACGCGGCCCAAGTCGACGGTGTCGGCCCAGCCCTGGGCCACCACGTCCGCGGCCGCCTCGGGATCGCCGGTGGGCAGGCGGTACTCGCGCGCGTGATCGTTGCCGGTGCCGGCGGGGATGATCCCCAACGGCACGTCGCCGCCGGCCAGCGCCTGCAGCGCCAGCGAGATCACGCCGTCACCGCCGGCAACCACCACGGCGTCGGTGCCGCCGGCCAGCGCATCGTCGAGCAACTGCCGCGCGTGGGCGGGGTCGGTCCCGACGAGGTGCGCCACGTCGATGCCGCGCCGCTGGAACTGCGCCAGCGCCCGCTCGGCGGCATGCCGGGCGTTGCCGTGTCCGGCTGCCGGGTTGGTCAGCAGCGTGATCCGGTGGATCTCGCGGTTCATCGGGCCCCGCACCTCCTCGTCGCTGCGCATCGCATCGTCGCGGCGCGCATCACGGAATGAGTTTGCCCGGGTTGAGGATTCCGGCCGGATCCAAGGTGGCCTTGACGGCCCGCAGCACCTGCACCCCCAGCTCGCCCACTTCGTCGCGCATCCACGGCCGATGATCGGCGCCGACGGCGTGGTGATGGGTGATGGTTCCTCCGGTACGCATGATCGCCTCTGCCGCAGTGGCTTTCGCGGCGCTCCACTGTTCGATGGGGTTGCCGCGCTGACCGGCGACCACCGTGAAGTACAGCGACGCGCCGGTCGGGTAGACGTGCGAGATGTGGCAGAGCACCAGCGCGGGTGTCCCGCTGTCGCCCAGTGCGGTGGTCAGCGCCTCGGTCACCGCTTCCTTGAGGGCGGGCACACCCGCCCAGTCGGTGGCGGTCTCCAGGGTTTCGCAGAGCGCGCCGGCGGCCAGCAGGGCGTCGCGCAGGTAGGGCGCGGAGAACCGCCCGTGCTCCCAGGCGCGTGCCGGTTCTTCGCCCAGTGACGTGCCACCGTGCGCGGCCAGCAGGGCCCGGGTTTCGGAGTGCCGGCTTTCGGTGTGCTCGGCGGTTCCCTCGAACAGCGTGATCGCCAGGCAGCCGCCGGTGATCTGCTGCCCGCCGATCTGCTCGGTGGTGGCCAGGTTCACCCCCGTCTCGGCTTCGTCGGACAACCGGATGACGGTCGGGCCGGTACCGGTCTGGGTGACCGCGCGCAGGGCCGCGGCACCGGTGGCGAAGTCCGGAAACGACCACGCCTCATAGCGGGTGGTCGCGGGCACCGGATGAACCCGCACCCGCACCCGGGTGATGAGCCCGAACGTGCCCTCGGATCCCAGCAGCAGTTGACGCAGGTCCGGGCCGGCGGCCGAGGCAGGGGCGCGGCCCAGGTCCAGCACTCCGGCCGGGGTGATCATGCGCAGCCCGCGCACCATGTCGTCGAAACGGCCGTACCCGGCCGAGTCCTGGCCCGAGGAACGGGTCGCGGCGAAACCGCCGAGGGTGGCGAACTGAAAGCTCTGGGGGAAGTGGCCCAGCGAGAATCCGCGTGCCCCGAGCAGTCGTTCGGCGTCCGGACCGGTGACGCCGGCGCCGAACTCCGCCTCGCCGGACACCTCGTCGAGGTGCAGCAGCTCATCGAAGCGGCGCAGGTCCACGCAGACCACGGCCGCGAAGTCGCCGCGAATGGGGTCCAGGCCCCCGACCACGCTGGTTCCGCCGCCGAAGGGGACGACGGCGATGCCGCGCCTGCTGCACAGGTCCAAGATGGCCGCGAGTTGGTCTTCGCCGTCGGGGCCGCCGGGCAGCAGCACCGCGTCGGGTGCATCTTGGGGTCCGGAACCGTTGCGCCGCAGCAGGTCCAGGGTGGACTTGCCGCCGGCGTGCAGCAGCCGGGCGGTGTGGTCGGTGCGGCAGAACTCGGCTCCGACGATCGCCGCCAGGTCCGCGTTGTCGGCGTCGGACAATGCCGACGGTGTCAGCGGCACCTGCGCGGGATCGGCTTCCGGTGCGCTGGTGCCCTCGACGCCGAGCGTCGCCTTGAGCAGGTTGCGGATGCCGTCGGACAGCGGTTTGGCCGCGCCGGGATCGCCCCAGGCGTTCCATTTCATCGGCGGGGTCAGGGCGTCCTGGGCATCGGCCGGCGTCATGCGTTACAGTATTACATATGCTGTCAACCAGTAATGACGAGCAGGGGGAAGTCGGGGAGCGGATCCTGCACGCCGCCGCGGACTGCCTCCTGGCGCTCGGTGTCGAGCGGGTCACGCTGGCGGCCATTGCGCGTCGGGCCGGGGTGAGCCGTCCCACCGTCTACCGGCGCTGGCCGGACAGCCGCTCGGTGATCGCCGCCCTGCTGACAACGCGGGTCACCGCGGCCTGGACGGAACTGGCCGCCGCGCAACCGGGAACCGGGCGCGAGGCGCTGGTCGGCCGGATCGTGGCGACCGCCGACCGGCTGCGCCACGACGAGGTGGTGATGCAGGTGCTGCACCACGCACCCGATCTGGCGATGGTCTACATCGCCCAGCGGATGGGGGCCAGCCAGCGGCGGCTGATCGACCTGGTGGCCGCAGAGCTGAGCGCCGCGCAGAGCGCCGGCAGCGTACGCGCCGGTGACCCGCGCCGGCTCGCCGCGATGTGTCTGCTGATCACCCAGTCGGCCATCCAGTCCGCGCAGCTCGTCGCGCCGATCCTGGACGAGGCCGCACTCTCCGCCGAACTGGCCTACACCCTGAACAGGTACCTCTCGTGATATTTTCCACCGCCGCACTCAACGCCGCCCGGCGCACCGCCGAACTCAACGCACTGGCCGACGGCCCGCCGGTCGACGTCGTCGTGATCGGCGGGGGCATCACCGGTGCCGGCATCGCCCTGGACGCAGCTGCCCGGGGACTGCGGGTGGTGTGCGTGGACAAGCACGACCTGGCGTTCGGCACCAGCAGGTGGAGCTCCAAGCTGGTGCACGGCGGACTGCGCTACCTGGCCACCGGCAACGTGGGCATCGCGCGGCGCAGTGCCATCGAACGCGGCATCCTGATGACCCGCATCGCGCCCCACCTGGTCCGGGCGATGCCGCAACTGGTGCCCCTGCTGGGAGCCATGCGCCCGCGCGACCGGGCCCTGGTCCGCACCGGGTTCCTCGCCGGGGACGCCCTGCGCCGCCTGGCCGGCACCCCGGCCACGGTGTTGCCCCGTTCGCGGCGGATCTCGCCGGCGCAGGTCGCCGAACTGGCGCCCACGGTGCGCCGCGACGGCCTCGACGGCGGCCTGCTGGCCTACGACGGACAACTGATCGACGACGCACGGCTGGTCGCGGCGGTGGCCCGCACCGCGGCCCAGCACGGCGCGGCCATCCTGACCTATGTGGCGGCGTCGCACGCCACCGGCGACACCGTCACGCTGACCGACCAGTTCTCCGGGGAGTCATTGCAGGTGTCCGCGCGGGCCGTCATCAACGCCACCGGAGTGTGGGCCGCCGACATCGACCCCGCCTTGCGGCTGCGGCCCAGTCGCGGCACCCACCTGGTGTTCGACGCGGCGGCGTTCGGCAACCCGGCTGCCGCGCTGACGGTACCGATCCCCGGGGAACTCAACCGGTTCGTGTTCGCCATGCCCGAGCAGCTCGGCCGGGTGTACCTCGGTCTCACCGACGAGGAAGCTCCCGGGCCCATCCCCGACGTCCCGCAGCCGACTGCGGCCGAAGTCGCTTTCCTGCTGGACACGGTCAACACCGCGCTGGGGACCGCCCTGGACGCCAGTGACGTGCGCGGCGCCTACGCCGGGCTGCGGCCGCTGATCGACACCGGATCAGGGCATACCGCCGACGTCTCGCGCAACCACGCCGTGGTGGAATCCGGCAGCGGGGTGTTCAGCGTGATCGGCGGCAAGCTCACCGAATACCGGCACATGGCGCAAGACGTGCTGGACCGCGCCGTGCGGCAGCGGGCATTGGCCGCCGCGCCGTGCCGCACGCGCGACCTGCCGTTGATCGGCGCGCCGCGCAACCCCGGATCGCCGGTGCCGCCGGCCGGCCTGCCCGCGTCGCTGGTCTTGCGTTACGGCGCCGAGGCGGCCAATGTGCTGGCAGCCGCCACCTGCCGGCGGCCGGACGAACCGGTGGCCGAGGGGATCGACGTGCTCCGTGCGGAATTCGAATACGCGGTCAGTCACGAGGGCGCGCTGACCGCGGCCGACATCGTGGACCGCCGCACCCGGATCGGGCTGGTGGCCCAAGACCGGGATCGGGTGCTCGACGTCGCCCGGGAATTCGTGAGCGACTAGAGCGGGATGTTCTTGTGGCGGCCGCGGCGGGCGGGCGCCTCGGCCAGCGCCTGAGTGATCTTGCCGCGGGTGTGGGACGGGTCGATCTTCTCGTCGACCACGCCGATGTCGATGGCGCTGTCCACTCCGCCGGCGATCCGCTCGTGCTCGGCGGCCAGCTCTTCGTGCAGCGCCTCGCGCTCGTCGTCGGGCGCGGCGGCCAGCTTCTTCTTGTGCAGGATGCCCACGGCGGCCTTGGCGCCCATCACCGCGACCTCGGCGTCCGGCCAGGCGAAGACCTTGGTGGCGCCCAACGACCGCGAGTTCATCGCGATGTAGGCCCCGCCGTAGGTCTTGCGGGTGACCAGCGTGACGCGGGGGACGGTGGCCTCGCCGAACGCGTGCAACAGCTTGGCGCCGCGGCGCACCACGCCGCCCCATTCCTGCCCGACCCCGGGCAGGTAGCCCGGCACGTCGACGATCACGATCAGCGGAATGCCGAACGCGTCGCACAGCCGCACGAAACGTGCCGCCTTCTCCGCGCTTTCGGAGTTCAGGCAGCCGCCCAGCCGCAGCGGGTTGTTGGCCAGCACGCCGACCGTGCGGCCCGAGAGCCGGCCCAACCCGACCACCATCGACGGCGCCCACTTGGCCTGGAACTCATCGAAGGGGGCGTCGGAGTCGAGCAGCCCGAGCACCAGCGGGTGCACGTCATAGGCGCGGCGCGCGGACTCCGGCAGCAGCGCGTGCAGGTCGATCTCGCCCGCCTCGGCCTTATTGCGGTCGAAATGACCCTGCTGGCAGAACAACCCGACCAGGCGGCGGCCACGCGCGTAGGCGTCCAGCTCGTCGTCGGCGACGATGTGGCACACCCCGGACTTCTTGTGGTGGGTGTCGGGGCCGCCGAGGGCGGCCATGTCGACGTCCTCACCGGTGACGCTGCGCACCACATCGGGGCCGGTGACGAACACCCGGCCCTCCGGCGCCATCACGATGACATCGGTCAGCGCCGGACCGTAGGCGGCGCCGCCGGCGGCGAAACCGACCACCACCGAGATCTGCGGGACGAACCCCGAGGCCCGGATCATGGCCTCGAAAACCCGCCCCACCGCGTGCAGGGCTCGCACGCCCTCGGCCAGCCGGGCGCCGCCGGAGTGCCACAGCCCCACGATGGGGCTCTGTTCGGCGATCGCGGTGTCGTAGGCGTTGACGATGTGGTCGCAGCCCTCGATGCCCATCGCACCGCCCATCACGGTGCCGTCGGTGCAGAACGCGATGGTGCGCACCCCGTTGACGGTGCCTCCGGCGGCCAGCACCCCGGAGCGGTCACGCTCGTGCAGCAACTCCACGGTGCCGTCGTCGAAGAACGTCGACAGACGCAACAGGGGATCGCGCGGGTCGAGCGATTCGCCCACCGTATCGGGAGCCATGGTCGTCATCGCGCCTCTCCTTGCATTATTTGATCGCGGGTGTGTCTGCGGCTGGTCAGTACCGGCCGAAGACGATTGCGACGTTGTGTCCGCCGAACCCGAACGAGTTGTTGATCGCGTACTCGTAGTTGCCCGGCCGCGGTTCCCCGGACACCACGTCCAGGTCGATCTCCGGGTCGAGATTCTCCAAGTTACGCGTCGGCGGGATGACCTGGTCACGCAAGGCCATCACCGTCAGGATGGATTCGACCGCGCCCACCGCGCCCACCGAGTGGCCCAGTGCCGCTTTGGGCGCGTACACCGCGGCGTTGCCGCCGTGCGGCCCCAAGGCGAGGTTGATGGCGTGGCCTTCTGCCACGTCGCCCGCCGTGGTTCCGGTGGCATGGGCGTTGACGTGGCTGATGTCGCCAGGAGTCAGGCCGCCGATCTGGATGGCCCGCGTCATCGCCCGGCCGGCGGACTGGCCGTCGGGGTCCGGCGCGACGATGTGGTAGCCGTCCGAGGTGATCGACGCACCCATGATCCGGGCGATGATATTGGCGCCGCGCGCCTTGGCGTGCTCCTCGGTCTCGATCACCATCAGCGCGCCGCCCTCGCCGAACACGAAACCGTTGCGGTCGCGGTCGAAGGGACGACAGGCCCCCTCCGGGTCGTCGTTGCTGGTGGACAGCACGATGCGCATCTGGGCGAACCCGGCGATCGGCACCGCTTCGATCCGGGTCTCCACGCCGCCGCAGATCGCCATGTCGGCTTCGCCGAGCACGATCTGCTGCCAGGCG
It encodes:
- a CDS encoding acyl-CoA carboxylase subunit beta yields the protein MTTMAPDTVGESLDPRDPLLRLSTFFDDGTVELLHERDRSGVLAAGGTVNGVRTIAFCTDGTVMGGAMGIEGCDHIVNAYDTAIAEQSPIVGLWHSGGARLAEGVRALHAVGRVFEAMIRASGFVPQISVVVGFAAGGAAYGPALTDVIVMAPEGRVFVTGPDVVRSVTGEDVDMAALGGPDTHHKKSGVCHIVADDELDAYARGRRLVGLFCQQGHFDRNKAEAGEIDLHALLPESARRAYDVHPLVLGLLDSDAPFDEFQAKWAPSMVVGLGRLSGRTVGVLANNPLRLGGCLNSESAEKAARFVRLCDAFGIPLIVIVDVPGYLPGVGQEWGGVVRRGAKLLHAFGEATVPRVTLVTRKTYGGAYIAMNSRSLGATKVFAWPDAEVAVMGAKAAVGILHKKKLAAAPDDEREALHEELAAEHERIAGGVDSAIDIGVVDEKIDPSHTRGKITQALAEAPARRGRHKNIPL
- a CDS encoding TetR/AcrR family transcriptional regulator, coding for MLSTSNDEQGEVGERILHAAADCLLALGVERVTLAAIARRAGVSRPTVYRRWPDSRSVIAALLTTRVTAAWTELAAAQPGTGREALVGRIVATADRLRHDEVVMQVLHHAPDLAMVYIAQRMGASQRRLIDLVAAELSAAQSAGSVRAGDPRRLAAMCLLITQSAIQSAQLVAPILDEAALSAELAYTLNRYLS
- a CDS encoding glycerol-3-phosphate dehydrogenase/oxidase produces the protein MIFSTAALNAARRTAELNALADGPPVDVVVIGGGITGAGIALDAAARGLRVVCVDKHDLAFGTSRWSSKLVHGGLRYLATGNVGIARRSAIERGILMTRIAPHLVRAMPQLVPLLGAMRPRDRALVRTGFLAGDALRRLAGTPATVLPRSRRISPAQVAELAPTVRRDGLDGGLLAYDGQLIDDARLVAAVARTAAQHGAAILTYVAASHATGDTVTLTDQFSGESLQVSARAVINATGVWAADIDPALRLRPSRGTHLVFDAAAFGNPAAALTVPIPGELNRFVFAMPEQLGRVYLGLTDEEAPGPIPDVPQPTAAEVAFLLDTVNTALGTALDASDVRGAYAGLRPLIDTGSGHTADVSRNHAVVESGSGVFSVIGGKLTEYRHMAQDVLDRAVRQRALAAAPCRTRDLPLIGAPRNPGSPVPPAGLPASLVLRYGAEAANVLAAATCRRPDEPVAEGIDVLRAEFEYAVSHEGALTAADIVDRRTRIGLVAQDRDRVLDVAREFVSD
- the kasB gene encoding 3-oxoacyl-ACP synthase KasB, with the protein product MSTLATGKGLPNVVVTGFAMTTALAADGEDTWKKLLDGQSGIRKLTDSFVEEYDLPVRIGGHLIETPESFDEGLSRTELRRLSYLQKMALALSRRAWEHAGSPEVDTRRLMVSIGTGMGSSEELVWSYDGMRERGLKAVSPLVVQKYMPNGAAATVGLDRQAKAGVITPVSACASGSEGIAHAWQQIVLGEADMAICGGVETRIEAVPIAGFAQMRIVLSTSNDDPEGACRPFDRDRNGFVFGEGGALMVIETEEHAKARGANIIARIMGASITSDGYHIVAPDPDGQSAGRAMTRAIQIGGLTPGDISHVNAHATGTTAGDVAEGHAINLALGPHGGNAAVYAPKAALGHSVGAVGAVESILTVMALRDQVIPPTRNLENLDPEIDLDVVSGEPRPGNYEYAINNSFGFGGHNVAIVFGRY